A stretch of DNA from Takifugu flavidus isolate HTHZ2018 chromosome 13, ASM371156v2, whole genome shotgun sequence:
CGCTCTTGTGTGCAGGAGTTGTATCAGAAGCTGACCGACTACGACATCCGTTTCTATATGTACGAACTCCTGAAGGTAGCGGTGCTCCCACGGCGCTCTTTTCTGCTGCCCAGTCAGCCAAAGCCTTGACATTTGCCTTGTTTTGtgtcacgtgcacgtgcgctaGGCTCTGGACTACTGTCACAGTATGGGAATCATGCACCGCGACGTTAAACCCCACAATGTGATGATCGACCACCAGCTAAGAAAGGTCTGGTtccccttcttcttccttcatTTATTCACACAAACTCTAAATATTcaattttctctgtctctcctggTTTATTCTGGATTTTACTCCCCTTTTTAAATGGAGATTGGCTGTTTGATGGCGACATGCTTTAGAGTTAGCATCAGATTATGAGACTAAAGAAACCAATTTAAGGTATTTCATTCCTGAAAATTGgagaatattttttatttttttgattcaGATATCAGGCAATTCCTCTAattgtttggatgtttttgggttgatatttttattaataaagTATTTATTTAATACTTGCTACCGGCCATATTTTGTTGCAGGATTAgaataaaatatcaaaattGCCTCTCatctataaataaaataaaaaccgtTAGAATTCCTAAAAAATGCGCTCTTTCGTCTTTGtccgctagggggcggtgtTTCACCACATCCGTGAATAACTTCAGCACTCAATTATTcctgatgttgtgtttgtgttctctgtCTGACTGAGGAAGAACTCTTTTCCCTCAGCTACGCCTCATAGACTGGGGTCTGGCCGAGTTCTATCACCCATCTCAGGAGTACAACGTCAGGGTGGCGTCGCGATACTTCAAAGGTCCCGAGCTCCTCGTGGACTATCAGGTGTGAGCCCAGGTGTACACCTACGTGTGAGTGAGCCGGTGGTAACATGTGTTTTCTGACTGCTCCAGATGTACGATTACAGCCTGGACATGTGGAGCCTGGGCTGCATGTTGGCCAGCATGATTTTTCAGAAGGAGCCCTTCTTTCACGGACAAGACAACTACGACCAGgtacctttgacctttgaccttggacCAATGGCAGCTCGGCGAGACGCCCGAACCCCCGTCAGTGATACGGCGTTTTCTGTGTGTCGTTTACTCCGTAGCTGGTGCGGATCGCCAAGGTGTTGGGGACGGACGAGCTGTTCGGCTACCTGCGGAAATACCACATCGAGCTGGACCCGCGCTTCAAAGACCTGCTGGGGCAGTGAGTCCGTTTTCCCTCCGATGTCGCCGCTCCGGTAGCGGAGCCGTGTTCGCCGTCtgagcagtggggggggggctgttgccTGTGTGCAGGCAGAGCCGGAAGCGCTGGGAACAGTTTGTGCAGACGGAAAACCAGCACCTGGTGAGTCCCGAGGCCGTGGACCTGCTGGACAAGCTGCTGCGCTACGACCACCAGCAGAGACTGACCGCCACCGAGGCCATGGAGCACCCCTATTTCTGTAAGATCAGGACCCTTGAGGCTTCGCAGAGACCCCTTAATtaagctcctccccccccccccatccctgatcCGTGTGTCCCGTTGCAGATCCGGTAATAAAGGAGCAGTCCTTATCACATTCTGATGACAACAACatggtctccagtagcaacagcacCGCGCGATGAAATGTGGGTAGCGCTGTCGTTTTTTGATAGTTGAGTCCTGGTTGCCGTGGCGATTGGCGCCTTCGCTGACCGACGCTTTTCTCTCCGCAGGAGCAGAAGACGGCGGACGTTTGCTACCTCAGCTTTGTCGTCTGTGGCCGCAACTTTGACAGACGTGTACAGTGACAAATGAAACAGTgactgacgcacacacacacacacgcacacacacacacacacacacacacatgcacacgctgaTGCAAGCACAGGTTCTGTAGACAGACAAGCGCAGACgtgcacaaccccccccccatcaggctGCGCTGGGCGTGACCTGCTGTCCTGACCAGCTCAGTCTCGTGTAGATCATCAAGTATAAATGACTTTCGAAGACCATCCACCcccttcgcccccccccccccttctgtttGCATCAgcatggtgaatgaacaggcgTGTGACTCTGtataaatacccccccccccccggactattgtccatctgtctgtccccccCCTCAAACCTTAGcccctgacagacagacagacacattagCTGTACGGTTCTGAGTGGCATGGTGGATCCTCTAGCTCatcttataataataatattaatgaaaaataaatgatttttatttagaTGAAGCTTTGAGTCCAGACTCCATTTAttgctcatgtttttttttttatcttataTGTAAAGGTTTGACTAAATCGGATTGGTTTTAAACACGGACAATTAAACGTCAGATTCTTACGCGGACATGAAACGTTTGGAAAGTTCTGCAGGGCACAAATAAAATACACGTTTCTCTGGTTCAGAGCATCTTTATTTCAATGCCACAACCAACTCTTTTAAGATAAAAGCCTCATTATTATAAAGGACGCTTTCCTATTTGATGTTGGTCGgagtgaaacaggaagaggaatgaCTGCCTGAAGTTGTTGAGATCCCAGTTTGTCCGTATTTCTGTTGCTTCCTCCTTGTTTTCAAGGCGTTCCGCAGGGTTCTGTGCTGGGACCGGGCTTGGGTTCCGTTTTCCGCTTGGTCTCGGTCGGTCTTTAAAGGCGTTTTAATGCACCAACGCTCCGTTAGAGGGTTGTTTGACCTTCTGCATCCTGTTGTGTTCACACATGATCGTCAGAGGTGAACGCAGCTTTTCCTCGTCGTCTGGAGACCCAGATCGTTTTTATCTTCCACATAActcttctccttccacctgcaaAAGCTCTGGTTCTGATTCTAGGAGAGGTTATTGCAGATGAGCCACCAGCAGGTCCTAAAAGAAAGTCAAAGATCAAAACGTTCATTATCTCTGTGGCTTTTGCTGCCCTTTATCAACCTCAAAGCAAAGATTTTACTTTTCTCGTGGGTGTTTTGAAGCTTTAACTCTGCCCAGAATCAGCAGCAGAATCCGGTAACTGGACCTGGTTTGGCGCCGGCAGCTCCTCCACGTACGAGGAGGGGAAGTGTCCCGTCTTCCCGTTCAGCCCGCCGAACCACCAGCCGGCGTCTCCCTTGGTGTGAACGTCCAGAAGATCTCCTGGGAACGAAAGCAGCAGAGTCTCGTTGCTTCTGTGGCGCCGAATCGCACGTGTCCGCGTTACCTTCTCTCATAGAaagctggtcctgctgctgggacGTGAAGCTGTAGAGGGCTCTGCATCGGCCCGGCTCAGCCCTGGCTCCACCtgtgggagggttagggttcttcAGCACCAGGGCTTTCGGATCAGTTGGGACCTGCCTGCGTGTTACCTGGCGTCTCGTCCCCGCCGCTGGACGGCGGAGCTCCATTAAGTGTGGCGCCgcaggctgcagctccagtctgGCTCTGCGTCGCTGCAGGATCGGATGGTTCCGCTTCCAAAGGCTGCTGGCCCGCTAACGGAGCGGCTCCTTTGTAAATGATGGAGGCTCGCAGGGACTGGCGGGACCTGAACGGCGTCCTCCTCAGCTTGACTGGGCGAGTCAGCTGGACGACGCTGTGCTCAGAGTCCTGACGCACGGATAAAAAGAGTGTGTTTGAAGCCTGAGAGCCTCGATAGTGAGGAGAGCCTTCGGAGCTCGAGGAGTACCTTATCCTTCCATCTCCTGATGCTAATGTTCCTGACAGGGTGGCGAGGCCTCGGCGTGCCCTCCAGCTCGGACAACACCGCCGACAGCTTGTAGTGGGTGGCCCGCAGGAGGTCCAGCTTCAGCGAGCACTGCGGGCGACAAGACAACAGCCGTGACCTTTCGGGCGCCTCCCTGTCCGTCTCCGCCGGGCACGCCGACCCTGACctcgtccagctgctgctccgttTCCTCCAGGTTCTTTTGGTTGGA
This window harbors:
- the csnk2a2b gene encoding casein kinase II subunit alpha', which translates into the protein MPGPVAGSKSRVYADVNTLKSREYWDYEAHVPNWNNQEDYQLVRKLGRGKYSEVFEAINITNNEKVVVKILKPVKKKKIKREIKILENLRGGTNIIQLVDTVKDPVSRTPALVFECINNTDFKELYQKLTDYDIRFYMYELLKALDYCHSMGIMHRDVKPHNVMIDHQLRKLRLIDWGLAEFYHPSQEYNVRVASRYFKGPELLVDYQMYDYSLDMWSLGCMLASMIFQKEPFFHGQDNYDQLVRIAKVLGTDELFGYLRKYHIELDPRFKDLLGQQSRKRWEQFVQTENQHLVSPEAVDLLDKLLRYDHQQRLTATEAMEHPYFYPVIKEQSLSHSDDNNMVSSSNSTAR